In Chromatiales bacterium, a single window of DNA contains:
- the tadA gene encoding tRNA adenosine(34) deaminase TadA, which translates to MNRALILARQAEAAGEVPVGAVLVRGDERLGEGWNQPIRRSDPTAHAEIVALRGAGALTDNYRLPGTTLYVTLEPCTMCAGAIIHARVERLVFAAQDPKTGAAGGRFNVLPGDGHNHRVVCEYGLLAEASAALLQTFFKMRR; encoded by the coding sequence ATGAACCGCGCGCTGATTCTTGCCAGGCAGGCGGAGGCCGCCGGCGAGGTGCCGGTCGGCGCCGTGCTGGTGCGTGGCGACGAGCGCCTGGGCGAGGGCTGGAACCAGCCGATCCGGCGCTCGGATCCAACGGCGCATGCCGAAATCGTCGCGCTGCGCGGGGCAGGCGCCCTCACGGATAACTACCGGCTGCCGGGCACGACCCTGTACGTGACGCTCGAACCCTGCACCATGTGCGCGGGCGCGATCATCCACGCGCGGGTCGAGCGGCTCGTGTTTGCGGCGCAGGACCCGAAGACCGGCGCAGCCGGCGGCCGGTTCAACGTGCTGCCGGGCGACGGCCACAACCATCGCGTGGTCTGCGAATATGGATTATTGGCCGAGGCGTCTGCGGCCTTGCTTCAGACGTTTTTCAAAATGCGACGATAA
- a CDS encoding MBL fold metallo-hydrolase, translated as MKLKATMRASVLAFSALAAVAAAAEYAPVDVEMRLKQVSKHVYYVQGAAGIATDNAGFISNAGFVVTPEGVAVIDALGTPSLAAKMLGLIREITSAPIRYAIATHYHADHILGLQVFEGAGAEILGPTGSREYLEGLGKERLEERRFSLDPWVNDQTRLVWPTRWVESELKLELGGIQLTVTPQGAAHSKGDLTVYVEPDRVLFAGDLIFEGRTPFLGDANSRRWLENLEQMQTTGVAALVPGHGPAAMRPTEAIGATRDYLAYLREQMGAGVAELQGFDDTYSGVDWSRFANWPAFEEANRRNAYQVFLSMEAELFK; from the coding sequence ATGAAGTTAAAAGCAACGATGCGGGCCTCGGTGCTGGCATTCTCGGCCCTGGCGGCCGTCGCCGCGGCCGCTGAATATGCGCCCGTGGATGTCGAGATGAGGCTGAAACAGGTCTCCAAGCACGTCTATTACGTGCAGGGCGCGGCTGGCATTGCCACCGACAACGCCGGCTTCATTTCGAACGCCGGGTTTGTGGTGACACCGGAGGGTGTCGCGGTCATCGACGCGCTTGGCACGCCATCACTGGCGGCCAAGATGCTGGGCCTCATTCGCGAGATCACCAGTGCGCCCATCCGCTATGCGATCGCGACGCACTACCATGCCGACCACATCCTGGGACTTCAGGTGTTCGAGGGCGCCGGCGCGGAAATTCTCGGTCCGACTGGTTCGCGCGAATATCTGGAAGGGCTCGGCAAGGAGCGCCTCGAAGAACGGCGGTTCTCGCTGGACCCGTGGGTCAACGACCAGACCCGGCTCGTGTGGCCCACGCGCTGGGTCGAATCCGAGTTGAAGCTGGAACTGGGCGGTATTCAACTCACCGTCACGCCGCAGGGTGCGGCCCATTCGAAGGGCGATCTGACCGTGTACGTCGAACCGGACCGGGTTCTGTTCGCGGGCGATCTGATCTTCGAAGGGCGTACGCCGTTTCTGGGCGATGCGAACAGTCGGCGCTGGCTCGAAAACCTCGAACAGATGCAGACCACGGGCGTCGCGGCGCTGGTGCCCGGTCACGGCCCGGCCGCAATGCGTCCGACCGAAGCCATTGGCGCGACGCGCGACTACCTCGCGTACCTGCGTGAGCAGATGGGCGCCGGAGTTGCCGAACTGCAAGGCTTCGATGACACATACAGCGGCGTGGACTGGTCGCGATTCGCGAACTGGCCGGCGTTCGAGGAAGCCAACCGCCGCAACGCCTATCAGGTATTCCTGTCGATGGAAGCCGAACTCTTCAAATAG
- a CDS encoding C-type lectin domain-containing protein codes for MKNFATAAIALLAISLSQPASADSAIAQGPGGKWYQRIDTTLNWTQARDAAAARSLFGVVGHLATPLTEAEANAANSVRSGSCWIGGNDLAVEGNWVWVTGELFWVGGAGGSAQDGLYENWNGGEPNDQGGEDALEWTGGGFGGWNDLNVTSTRSCYLVQFDVGPRPVPLSPLAAIAAAVGIAGFAARRLMRKSA; via the coding sequence ATGAAGAACTTCGCTACCGCGGCAATCGCGCTGCTTGCCATCTCGCTTTCGCAGCCGGCAAGCGCCGACTCGGCGATCGCGCAAGGGCCGGGCGGCAAGTGGTACCAACGCATCGACACCACGTTGAACTGGACCCAGGCCCGCGACGCTGCCGCGGCTCGCAGTCTTTTCGGGGTTGTCGGTCACCTTGCTACCCCGCTGACCGAAGCCGAGGCCAACGCGGCGAACTCTGTTCGCAGTGGCTCGTGCTGGATTGGCGGAAACGACTTGGCGGTTGAGGGCAACTGGGTCTGGGTTACTGGTGAATTGTTCTGGGTTGGCGGGGCTGGTGGATCGGCCCAGGACGGCCTGTATGAAAACTGGAACGGCGGCGAGCCGAATGACCAGGGAGGCGAGGACGCCTTGGAATGGACTGGCGGCGGGTTCGGTGGCTGGAACGATTTGAACGTGACGTCTACCCGCAGCTGCTACCTCGTCCAGTTCGACGTCGGTCCGCGGCCGGTACCGTTGTCGCCCCTGGCAGCCATCGCGGCAGCAGTCGGTATCGCCGGTTTCGCGGCGCGCCGCCTGATGCGCAAATCTGCCTGA
- the uvrY gene encoding UvrY/SirA/GacA family response regulator transcription factor, whose translation MISVLLADDHDLVRAGIRSLLEGTGEVEVVAECATGEDAIRLARQFNPQIVFMDIQMPGIGGIEATRKLQRFLPEAKVIVLTMYDGEPYPNQVLNAGAAGYITKGSSADEMLAAMRMVMRGKRYIANEIAQKMALNTVGGKERGENPFEQLSAREMQVMLMVVNGQGIQEISDALNLSPKTVSTYRYRLFEKLGVKNDVELTRLAVRYRVIGVDSD comes from the coding sequence ATGATCTCGGTTTTATTGGCCGATGATCACGATCTTGTGCGTGCCGGTATCCGCAGTCTGCTGGAAGGCACTGGCGAGGTCGAGGTCGTTGCGGAGTGTGCGACCGGCGAGGATGCCATCAGACTCGCCCGGCAGTTCAACCCCCAGATCGTGTTCATGGACATCCAGATGCCTGGCATCGGCGGCATCGAGGCGACCCGCAAACTTCAACGTTTTCTGCCGGAAGCAAAGGTCATCGTGCTCACGATGTATGACGGCGAACCGTATCCGAACCAAGTGCTGAACGCTGGCGCCGCCGGTTACATCACCAAGGGTTCCAGCGCCGACGAGATGCTCGCGGCAATGCGCATGGTCATGCGTGGCAAACGTTACATCGCCAACGAGATTGCGCAGAAGATGGCGCTCAATACCGTTGGCGGCAAGGAGCGCGGCGAGAACCCGTTCGAGCAGCTCTCGGCCCGCGAGATGCAGGTCATGCTGATGGTCGTCAACGGGCAGGGCATCCAGGAGATTTCCGATGCCCTGAACCTGAGTCCGAAAACCGTCAGCACCTATCGCTATCGCCTGTTCGAAAAGCTCGGCGTGAAAAACGATGTGGAACTCACGCGACTGGCGGTGCGGTATCGCGTGATCGGCGTGGACTCCGATTGA
- a CDS encoding uracil-DNA glycosylase, with the protein MIEAPDRDCAGCARLVGFREEIRERFADYFAAPVPSFGVDRARLLVVGLAPGLHGANRSGRPFTGDHAGILLYSTLHQFGFATRAESVAADDGLRLRNCRITNAVRCVPPQNKPLPVEVKACNAYLLAELESVPAGGVVLALGAIAHDAVLRALALRKADYRFAHGAEHDLAGRHTLLDSYHCSRYNTQTRRLTSDMFAQVFSRARELLS; encoded by the coding sequence TTGATCGAGGCACCGGATCGTGACTGTGCCGGGTGCGCGCGCCTGGTCGGCTTTCGCGAGGAGATCCGCGAGCGCTTTGCGGACTACTTCGCCGCGCCGGTCCCGAGCTTCGGAGTCGACCGCGCGCGCTTGCTGGTCGTCGGGCTCGCTCCCGGCCTGCACGGCGCCAACCGCAGCGGCCGGCCGTTCACGGGTGACCACGCGGGCATTCTGCTGTACTCGACCCTGCATCAGTTTGGTTTCGCGACGCGCGCCGAATCCGTTGCGGCGGACGATGGTCTGCGGCTGCGCAACTGCCGCATCACCAATGCCGTGCGTTGCGTGCCGCCGCAGAACAAGCCGCTGCCGGTCGAGGTGAAGGCCTGTAATGCCTACCTGCTTGCGGAACTGGAATCGGTGCCGGCCGGTGGAGTCGTGCTGGCGCTCGGTGCGATTGCGCACGACGCCGTGCTGCGCGCGCTGGCACTGCGCAAGGCCGATTACCGGTTCGCGCATGGCGCGGAGCATGACCTGGCTGGCCGGCACACCCTGCTGGATTCGTATCACTGCTCACGTTACAACACGCAGACGCGCCGATTGACGTCGGACATGTTCGCGCAGGTGTTTTCACGCGCGCGCGAACTGCTGTCCTGA
- a CDS encoding hydrolase translates to MNAPETTGFRPAWWCRNAHLQTIWPTLLRRRPRVETRPERVLLPDGDFLDLAWTAETGPDAPIVVVLHGLEGSLESKYAAGMLAALHRARLTAVLMHFRGCSGEPNRARRNYHSGETTDLDWFVSELQRRHPQRALAVVGFSLGGNVLLKWLGERGATTPVAAAVAVSVPFDLGRCADRLEHGFSRLYQARLLISLRANLRRKFAGRGDSPVPMSAVASLRSFREFDDAVTAPLHGFASAADYYAKSSCRGFLRHVQRPTLIVHSADDPFVYPDVMPTAAGLTPWIEFDRTTHGGHVGFVSGRSPFSPRYWLESRVPQWLAAQFARETVSSAAEPSGQQFARA, encoded by the coding sequence GTGAACGCACCCGAAACCACCGGTTTTCGCCCTGCCTGGTGGTGCCGCAACGCCCACCTGCAGACCATCTGGCCGACGCTGCTGCGCCGCCGGCCGCGCGTCGAGACTCGGCCCGAACGTGTCTTGCTGCCCGACGGTGATTTCCTCGATCTCGCCTGGACCGCCGAGACGGGTCCCGACGCACCGATCGTCGTCGTCCTACATGGACTCGAAGGTTCTCTGGAATCCAAGTACGCAGCCGGCATGCTCGCCGCGCTGCATCGCGCGCGCCTCACGGCGGTACTGATGCACTTTCGCGGCTGTTCCGGCGAGCCGAACCGTGCGCGGCGCAACTACCACTCCGGTGAGACCACGGACCTCGACTGGTTCGTGTCCGAGCTGCAACGACGCCATCCGCAACGAGCGTTGGCGGTCGTGGGCTTCTCGCTGGGCGGCAACGTGCTGCTGAAGTGGCTCGGAGAACGCGGCGCGACGACACCGGTCGCCGCGGCGGTGGCGGTGTCGGTGCCGTTCGATCTCGGCCGCTGCGCGGATCGTCTCGAACATGGTTTTTCACGCCTTTATCAGGCGCGGCTATTGATCTCGCTGCGCGCGAACCTGCGCCGCAAGTTTGCCGGTCGCGGCGATTCGCCGGTGCCGATGTCGGCGGTTGCGAGCTTGCGCAGCTTTCGCGAATTCGACGATGCAGTCACCGCGCCGCTGCACGGTTTTGCGTCCGCTGCCGACTATTACGCGAAATCCAGCTGCCGCGGGTTCCTGCGGCATGTCCAGCGCCCGACGCTGATCGTGCACAGCGCGGACGATCCGTTCGTGTACCCCGACGTAATGCCGACCGCGGCCGGACTCACACCATGGATTGAATTTGACCGCACGACACACGGCGGCCATGTCGGATTTGTCAGCGGGCGCAGCCCGTTCAGCCCGCGCTACTGGCTGGAATCGCGCGTGCCGCAATGGCTCGCCGCGCAATTCGCTCGTGAAACCGTAAGTTCAGCCGCCGAACCTTCAGGACAGCAGTTCGCGCGCGCGTGA
- a CDS encoding ABC transporter ATP-binding protein: MDEARPAKATPVQDAITWRALWQLALEHRPALIRGHLIALGAALVAIPVPLLMPLLVDEVLLDRPGPIVHAIAQATPAGWHGPTLYIVAVLLATLLLRIATLALGVWQSREFSLIAKDAIFRLRARLLRRLEHVSMRDYETLGAGRVASHLVTDLEAIDQFAGVGLGKFLIAVLSIVGAGAVLLVMHWQLGLLILFLNPPVVYLTTALARRVKTLKRRENAAFEAFQSAVAETLEAIAQIRAYNREHHFIDRTILAARRIREDAAAFAWQSDAASRLSFTAFLFGFDLFRAVSMAMVVFSNLSIGEMLAVFAYLWFMMAPVQEVLGIQYAFASANAALGRINELLRLGQEPQYAHRRDPFREAATVGVALEHASFAYGDGPPVLDDVSIEIAAGEKVALVGSSGGGKTTFVNLLLGLYALDRGRITYGGVATNDIGFDVVRRNVLAVLQHPALFDASVRDNLRLGVDAEDDALWHALDIAQLADDVRRLDRRLDARLGRNGVRLSGGQRQRLAIARMVLLEPKVVILDEATSALDTATEARVHRALADFLRGRTTMVIAHRLSAVRDADRALVFDGGRIIESGRHEELITADGLYARLYGQQ; encoded by the coding sequence ATGGATGAGGCCAGACCTGCAAAGGCGACCCCGGTTCAGGATGCGATCACCTGGCGCGCGCTCTGGCAGCTTGCGCTGGAACATCGGCCGGCGCTGATCCGCGGCCATCTCATCGCGCTGGGCGCGGCACTGGTGGCGATCCCGGTGCCGCTGCTGATGCCGCTGCTGGTCGACGAGGTGCTGCTCGATCGACCGGGGCCGATCGTGCATGCCATCGCACAGGCGACGCCGGCCGGCTGGCACGGGCCGACGCTGTACATCGTCGCCGTGCTGCTGGCGACGCTGCTGCTGCGCATCGCGACCCTGGCGCTTGGGGTATGGCAGTCACGCGAGTTCTCGCTGATCGCCAAGGACGCGATCTTTCGCCTGCGCGCACGGCTGCTGCGGCGACTCGAGCACGTCTCGATGCGCGACTACGAGACCCTCGGTGCCGGGCGGGTCGCCTCGCACCTGGTGACCGATCTGGAGGCAATCGATCAGTTCGCCGGCGTGGGACTCGGCAAGTTTCTGATCGCCGTGCTGTCAATCGTCGGCGCCGGTGCGGTGCTTCTCGTCATGCACTGGCAGCTGGGACTGCTGATCCTGTTTCTGAATCCGCCCGTGGTGTATCTGACCACGGCGCTTGCACGACGCGTGAAGACGCTCAAGCGCCGCGAGAATGCCGCGTTCGAGGCGTTCCAGTCCGCGGTGGCCGAAACGCTGGAGGCAATCGCGCAGATCCGCGCATACAACCGCGAACATCATTTCATCGACCGCACAATCCTTGCCGCGCGTCGCATCCGGGAGGATGCCGCGGCGTTCGCCTGGCAGAGCGACGCCGCCTCGCGACTGTCGTTCACTGCGTTTCTGTTCGGCTTTGATCTGTTTCGCGCCGTGAGCATGGCGATGGTCGTGTTCTCGAACCTGTCCATCGGCGAGATGCTCGCGGTGTTCGCGTACCTCTGGTTCATGATGGCGCCGGTGCAGGAGGTGCTCGGCATTCAGTACGCATTCGCGAGTGCAAACGCCGCGCTGGGGCGCATCAATGAGCTGCTGCGTCTCGGCCAGGAGCCGCAGTACGCGCATCGCCGCGATCCGTTTCGCGAGGCCGCGACCGTCGGCGTTGCACTCGAACACGCAAGCTTCGCCTATGGCGATGGCCCGCCCGTCCTGGATGACGTCTCGATCGAGATTGCCGCCGGCGAAAAGGTCGCGCTGGTCGGCTCGAGCGGCGGCGGCAAGACCACCTTCGTGAACCTGTTGCTCGGGCTGTATGCCCTGGATCGCGGCCGCATCACCTATGGCGGCGTTGCGACCAACGACATCGGATTCGATGTGGTGCGTCGCAATGTGCTCGCCGTGCTCCAGCACCCCGCCCTGTTCGACGCCAGCGTGCGTGACAACCTGCGACTGGGGGTCGACGCCGAAGACGATGCGCTCTGGCATGCGCTCGATATTGCACAGCTCGCCGATGACGTGCGCAGACTCGACAGGCGGCTGGACGCAAGGCTGGGTCGCAACGGCGTGCGCCTCTCGGGCGGCCAGCGTCAGCGTCTGGCCATCGCGCGCATGGTGCTGCTCGAACCAAAGGTCGTGATCCTGGATGAGGCGACCTCGGCACTCGACACGGCGACCGAGGCGCGCGTACATCGCGCGCTGGCGGATTTTCTGCGCGGGCGCACGACGATGGTCATCGCTCACCGGCTGAGCGCAGTACGTGATGCCGATCGCGCACTGGTGTTCGACGGCGGTCGAATCATTGAAAGCGGTCGACATGAAGAGCTCATCACCGCTGACGGGCTGTACGCCCGGCTCTACGGGCAACAGTGA
- the gluQRS gene encoding tRNA glutamyl-Q(34) synthetase GluQRS, whose amino-acid sequence MKSASVNAAEHAPTAAPAAERKPSAPPRPVRGRFAPSPTGDLHFGSLLAALASFLSARAAGGEWQLRIEDLDTARCVPGATDRQLAALERLGLRWDGPVRQQSADLSPYREALAQLLASGDAFPCACSRADLAAGGDAGPAGARYPGTCRNGLPAGRAARSVRARVDATPIEFTDRFQGPIRTRLDRTGDFVIHRADGVIAYQLAVTVDDARQGITEVVRGADLLDSTPRQIWLARRLGLAVPEYAHIPVATTAGGRKLGKRDADRPIADAEPVSALLAGLEFLGQPLPEQRPERADELLAWAIARFDPTRIPRRRYLPVAERWRGSP is encoded by the coding sequence ATGAAATCCGCGAGCGTCAACGCGGCTGAGCACGCCCCCACGGCGGCGCCCGCCGCCGAGCGCAAGCCCTCGGCGCCACCGCGACCCGTTCGCGGACGCTTTGCCCCATCGCCGACGGGCGATCTGCATTTTGGTTCACTCCTCGCGGCGCTCGCGAGCTTCCTGTCTGCGCGCGCGGCCGGCGGCGAATGGCAGCTGCGCATCGAGGACCTCGACACCGCCCGCTGCGTGCCGGGCGCGACCGACCGCCAGCTCGCCGCACTCGAACGGCTGGGCCTGCGCTGGGACGGACCGGTGCGCCAGCAGAGCGCGGACCTCAGTCCCTATCGCGAGGCCCTGGCGCAGCTCCTCGCCAGCGGTGACGCCTTTCCCTGCGCCTGCTCGCGCGCGGACCTCGCCGCGGGCGGCGATGCCGGCCCCGCAGGTGCTCGCTATCCGGGGACCTGCCGCAACGGCCTGCCCGCCGGCCGGGCGGCACGCTCGGTCCGGGCGCGTGTGGACGCTACGCCGATCGAGTTCACCGACCGGTTCCAGGGGCCGATCCGGACCCGGCTGGATCGCACCGGCGATTTCGTGATTCATCGGGCCGATGGCGTGATCGCCTACCAGCTTGCGGTGACCGTCGACGATGCCCGCCAGGGCATCACCGAAGTCGTGCGTGGCGCCGACCTGCTCGATTCCACACCGCGCCAGATCTGGCTCGCGCGGCGCCTGGGCCTTGCGGTGCCCGAGTACGCGCACATACCGGTTGCGACCACGGCTGGGGGACGCAAGCTCGGCAAGCGCGATGCGGACCGCCCGATCGCCGACGCGGAACCGGTGTCGGCGCTGCTCGCGGGGCTCGAGTTCCTCGGCCAGCCGCTGCCGGAACAACGTCCGGAACGTGCGGACGAACTCCTCGCCTGGGCCATCGCCCGGTTCGACCCGACACGCATTCCGCGCCGCCGCTATCTGCCGGTTGCCGAGCGCTGGCGTGGCTCGCCATGA
- the dksA gene encoding RNA polymerase-binding protein DksA, with translation MPASNAAANSNDSPLFGFKPYKMKRGESYMSEGMQAHFREILMAWKQQLMQEVDRTVDHMKDDAANFPDPNDRATQESEFSLELRTRDRERKLIRKIDEALGDLDTGDYGFCETCGVEIGLKRLEARPTATQCIECKTLDEIRERQRG, from the coding sequence ATGCCCGCTAGCAATGCCGCCGCCAATTCGAACGATTCGCCGCTGTTTGGCTTCAAGCCGTACAAGATGAAGCGCGGCGAGTCCTACATGAGCGAGGGCATGCAGGCGCATTTCCGCGAAATCCTCATGGCGTGGAAACAGCAACTCATGCAGGAGGTCGACCGCACCGTCGACCACATGAAGGACGACGCGGCGAACTTCCCCGATCCGAACGACCGCGCCACGCAAGAATCCGAGTTCAGCCTGGAACTGCGCACCCGCGACCGCGAGCGCAAGCTGATCCGCAAGATCGACGAAGCCCTAGGCGACCTGGATACCGGCGACTACGGCTTCTGCGAGACCTGCGGCGTCGAGATCGGCCTGAAACGGCTCGAGGCCCGCCCCACCGCGACCCAGTGCATCGAGTGCAAGACGCTCGATGAAATCCGCGAGCGTCAACGCGGCTGA
- a CDS encoding HAD family hydrolase, producing the protein MHFEAFLFDVDGTLADTERDGHRVAFNRAFADAGLDWDWDAALYGELLAVTGGKERIRHYLERFHPDFEADGPLDAFIAGLHRAKTAHYTRLLADPGIPLRPGVLRILETARASGIRLSIATTTTPDNVMALLEHSIAPDAADWFEVIAAGDIVPEKKPAPDIYRYALDQMGLTADCALAFEDSENGVRSARGAGLATIVTVNDYTRDQDFHGAVAVLDGFGEPQAPCRAIAGAAPAGGVVDLDFLQSLAR; encoded by the coding sequence ATGCACTTTGAGGCCTTTCTGTTTGACGTCGACGGCACCCTTGCCGATACCGAGCGTGACGGCCATCGCGTCGCGTTCAACCGCGCGTTTGCGGACGCGGGTCTGGACTGGGACTGGGACGCAGCCCTGTATGGCGAGCTGCTCGCGGTGACCGGCGGCAAGGAACGGATTCGCCATTACCTCGAGCGCTTTCATCCGGATTTCGAGGCTGACGGTCCGCTGGATGCGTTCATCGCGGGCCTGCACCGCGCGAAAACGGCCCACTACACCCGGCTGCTCGCCGATCCCGGAATTCCCCTGCGTCCCGGCGTGTTGCGAATCCTGGAGACCGCACGCGCGAGCGGGATCAGGCTCAGCATCGCGACGACCACCACGCCGGACAATGTCATGGCGCTGCTTGAGCACTCGATCGCGCCCGACGCGGCGGACTGGTTCGAGGTCATCGCCGCCGGCGACATCGTGCCGGAAAAAAAACCCGCGCCGGATATCTATCGTTACGCACTCGATCAGATGGGTCTGACGGCCGATTGCGCGCTTGCGTTCGAGGATTCGGAAAACGGCGTGCGTTCCGCGCGCGGGGCGGGGCTCGCAACCATCGTGACGGTCAACGATTACACCCGCGATCAGGATTTCCACGGTGCAGTGGCGGTGCTCGACGGTTTCGGCGAACCGCAGGCGCCGTGCCGGGCGATCGCCGGCGCGGCGCCGGCTGGCGGCGTCGTCGACCTGGATTTTCTGCAATCGCTCGCGCGCTGA
- the cysZ gene encoding sulfate transporter CysZ, which translates to MKDASESAREIHVGAGAGLASLAQGLRLLFAPGLRRFVILPFVINAALFAAVLGLGAPAISGWLEGLLPDWLKFLHWIVWPVVVFAALLVVFVVFTPVANLLAAPFNGLLADRIALRLGRTPAQGKKGVVSIVRSMSDDVTREARKLAWFVLRAVPLGLLFLIPGLNVAAPFLWFAFSAWYLAMEYLDYPLTNTGLDFDAQRRWRAKRRAATAAFGASASVLTLLPVLNFLAMPAAVAGATVLWSRTQASGD; encoded by the coding sequence ATGAAAGACGCCTCCGAAAGCGCGCGGGAGATTCACGTGGGGGCCGGCGCCGGTCTTGCGAGCCTTGCGCAGGGGCTGCGGCTGCTGTTCGCGCCGGGCTTGCGGCGTTTCGTGATACTGCCGTTCGTGATCAACGCCGCACTGTTCGCGGCCGTGCTGGGGCTGGGTGCGCCCGCGATCTCGGGCTGGCTCGAAGGGCTGCTGCCGGACTGGCTGAAGTTCCTGCACTGGATCGTCTGGCCGGTCGTCGTATTCGCCGCGTTGCTGGTCGTGTTCGTCGTCTTCACGCCCGTCGCGAACCTGCTGGCCGCACCGTTCAACGGGCTGCTCGCCGACCGGATCGCCTTGCGCCTGGGCCGAACGCCCGCACAGGGCAAAAAAGGCGTCGTTTCGATAGTGCGTTCGATGTCGGACGACGTCACGCGCGAGGCCCGCAAACTGGCCTGGTTCGTGCTGCGCGCCGTACCGCTGGGGCTGTTGTTCCTGATTCCCGGGCTGAACGTCGCGGCGCCGTTTCTGTGGTTTGCGTTTTCCGCCTGGTATCTCGCGATGGAGTACCTGGACTATCCGCTCACGAACACCGGACTGGACTTCGATGCCCAGCGCCGGTGGCGTGCCAAGCGCCGTGCCGCGACCGCGGCCTTCGGCGCCAGCGCGAGCGTGCTGACGCTGCTGCCGGTGCTCAATTTCCTCGCAATGCCGGCGGCGGTCGCGGGCGCAACGGTTCTGTGGTCGCGCACGCAGGCCAGCGGGGACTGA
- a CDS encoding glycosyltransferase family 4 protein, producing the protein MHVLLVHGWWEDDHPGGVVRVIETLAHTLRAAGLEVTILTGDGVRTHPELVTERPVARYRMRLPAAFGRGPRWRNWLGWRLRAPAVRRALAAFVADRGIDLVHLHYVLAYQDTFRRLRQTGGPPYLVTVHGTDVARLGQIGPAERRAVLRVLAGAAAVTAVSETLATQVREFGPQARAVLNALEADVLARAARWVGTGVPAQPYALCLGRLRREKGFDLAIEAWRRLAARSDLPRLVIAGSGPESAALADQCAEAGLGETVHFEGWLDRAAALERMSGAALVIVPSRREGMGLVPVEAAALGRPVLMSRIAVFGELAREGVDAWMFTPDDADDLAAQVARLLDSPARAQAMAVGWRDAVIERHSQQRQVAAYIDLYRQALTGC; encoded by the coding sequence ATGCACGTCCTGTTGGTCCACGGCTGGTGGGAGGACGACCATCCCGGTGGGGTCGTTCGCGTGATCGAGACGCTGGCGCACACGCTGCGGGCGGCGGGCTTGGAGGTCACGATCCTCACGGGCGACGGAGTGCGGACGCATCCGGAACTCGTCACCGAGCGGCCCGTTGCGCGCTACCGCATGCGGCTGCCTGCTGCGTTCGGACGGGGACCGCGCTGGCGCAACTGGCTGGGCTGGCGGCTGCGTGCACCTGCGGTGCGCAGGGCGCTCGCCGCGTTCGTGGCCGATCGCGGGATCGATCTGGTTCATCTGCACTACGTCCTCGCGTATCAGGACACGTTTCGCCGTCTGCGTCAGACCGGTGGGCCTCCCTACCTCGTGACCGTGCATGGCACGGACGTCGCGAGGCTCGGCCAGATCGGTCCAGCGGAACGCCGGGCGGTGCTGCGCGTACTCGCTGGCGCGGCGGCTGTTACGGCCGTTTCCGAGACCCTGGCCACGCAGGTCCGCGAGTTCGGACCACAGGCACGCGCGGTGCTGAATGCACTCGAGGCCGACGTGCTTGCGCGGGCCGCGCGTTGGGTCGGCACCGGTGTGCCGGCACAACCGTACGCACTGTGCCTGGGCAGGCTGCGTCGCGAGAAGGGGTTCGATCTGGCGATCGAGGCGTGGCGACGGCTTGCCGCCCGGTCGGACCTGCCGCGGTTGGTGATCGCCGGGAGCGGGCCGGAGTCCGCGGCGCTCGCCGACCAATGTGCCGAAGCGGGGCTGGGTGAAACGGTTCACTTCGAGGGCTGGCTGGATCGGGCGGCGGCGCTCGAGCGCATGAGCGGCGCGGCGCTCGTGATCGTGCCGTCGCGACGCGAAGGTATGGGGCTGGTGCCCGTGGAGGCCGCGGCCCTGGGTCGGCCTGTGCTCATGAGCCGGATTGCGGTGTTCGGGGAACTCGCGCGCGAGGGTGTGGATGCCTGGATGTTTACACCCGACGACGCCGACGACCTCGCTGCACAGGTCGCCCGCCTGCTGGATTCTCCCGCACGCGCGCAGGCGATGGCCGTTGGTTGGCGCGATGCCGTCATCGAACGTCATTCGCAGCAGCGGCAGGTCGCGGCCTACATCGACCTCTATCGGCAGGCCCTAACCGGTTGTTGA